Proteins from one Nitrosopumilus sp. genomic window:
- a CDS encoding carboxypeptidase-like regulatory domain-containing protein: MLNLLPLLGLLSGVMILFFVSPVWAESGGMKLSISSLSEFELGHHPFVNGIVTDSDGKPIPDVKIQVNFPSSVGITTTDSAGEFSITSSIPAYLGEHTITVFATNDSLHLKGQVKYQVITSPKILDKSVNLEGEGLKTSNYNNSKYDLQLRTILKDIEKQKIETIKKEIVSEKTQAISEQRLQTYSKLEDELKSLEEKNEAHTPRNAFLRFLADIDYSVKNIFWHQFLFTEEKTDNARKAKEYAIVEGKSSVDATKIFQQEAAVTQNELIEYNNELNIKYGNTTNSIQEQFNENGKIPREK, translated from the coding sequence ATGCTTAACCTACTTCCTCTTTTGGGATTGTTATCTGGTGTTATGATCCTATTTTTTGTTTCACCTGTGTGGGCTGAGAGTGGTGGCATGAAACTTTCTATAAGTAGTCTATCTGAATTTGAACTTGGACATCATCCTTTTGTTAATGGCATTGTGACCGATTCTGATGGCAAACCAATACCTGATGTCAAGATTCAAGTAAACTTTCCATCCAGTGTGGGAATTACAACTACTGATTCTGCAGGAGAATTCTCAATAACGTCAAGTATTCCTGCATATCTAGGAGAGCACACAATTACTGTCTTTGCAACAAATGATTCACTACACCTGAAAGGACAAGTCAAATATCAGGTAATCACATCACCTAAGATTTTAGACAAGAGTGTAAATCTTGAAGGAGAAGGTCTCAAGACAAGCAATTACAACAACAGCAAGTATGATCTCCAATTACGGACAATTCTTAAGGACATTGAGAAACAAAAAATAGAGACCATAAAGAAAGAGATCGTTTCTGAAAAGACACAAGCCATATCAGAACAAAGGTTACAAACATATTCAAAATTGGAAGATGAATTAAAATCTCTTGAAGAGAAAAATGAAGCTCATACTCCAAGAAATGCTTTTTTGAGATTCTTAGCAGACATTGACTATTCTGTAAAGAATATTTTCTGGCATCAATTCTTATTCACTGAGGAAAAGACAGATAATGCACGTAAAGCCAAGGAATACGCAATTGTGGAAGGTAAGTCTTCAGTAGACGCAACAAAAATTTTCCAGCAAGAGGCAGCAGTTACCCAAAATGAACTAATCGAATACAACAATGAATTAAACATAAAGTATGGAAATACAACAAACAGTATTCAAGAGCAGTTTAATGAAAACGGTAAGATTCCAAGAGAGAAATGA
- a CDS encoding NFYB/HAP3 family transcription factor subunit — protein MRSSELGLSAMYRILKKAGAERVSDESADELRRIIEEIANGVAKSAVDMASHAGRKTVKGEDVKLASKPFNKF, from the coding sequence ATGAGATCATCGGAATTGGGGTTATCTGCAATGTATAGAATTTTGAAAAAGGCAGGTGCAGAGAGAGTTAGTGACGAGTCAGCAGATGAATTACGAAGAATTATTGAAGAGATTGCAAATGGCGTTGCAAAAAGTGCGGTTGATATGGCTTCTCATGCAGGTAGAAAAACGGTAAAAGGGGAAGATGTTAAATTGGCTTCAAAGCCGTTTAACAAATTCTAA
- a CDS encoding TatD family hydrolase has protein sequence MTWYYDSHIHLSDHAYCSDMEFILKEMEYLKIKACCVSMDNKNSIETLELSKKSNLILPFIGIHPECANDELEHMVTLIENNHSHLSGIGEIGLDPTYVHNDKGTKRQIHVFETLLSLADKFNKPISIHSRKSLDNIFEIMTSYNIKHASLHWFDGSKKQLKKAMDMEFFVSYGPVMIYANDKQTLLANTDESKILVETDGPVRFSRCFEMKSGQISFIPSVIFCASKILEKSFDDMTSLLEMNSNSFLGI, from the coding sequence ATGACTTGGTATTATGATTCACATATACATTTGTCTGATCATGCATATTGTTCTGACATGGAGTTTATCTTAAAGGAAATGGAATATCTCAAAATTAAGGCATGTTGTGTATCGATGGATAATAAAAATTCTATAGAAACCTTAGAACTGTCTAAAAAAAGTAATCTAATTTTACCCTTCATAGGAATACATCCTGAATGTGCAAATGATGAACTTGAACATATGGTTACCCTGATTGAAAACAACCATTCACATCTTTCTGGAATCGGGGAAATTGGATTAGATCCAACATATGTACATAATGACAAAGGTACTAAAAGACAAATTCATGTATTTGAAACATTATTATCATTAGCTGATAAATTTAACAAACCCATTTCTATTCATTCAAGAAAAAGTCTTGATAATATTTTTGAAATTATGACTTCATATAACATTAAACATGCTTCACTTCATTGGTTTGATGGAAGTAAAAAACAACTCAAAAAAGCCATGGATATGGAGTTTTTTGTCTCCTATGGACCTGTAATGATTTACGCAAATGATAAACAAACATTACTTGCCAATACAGATGAATCAAAAATCCTTGTTGAAACTGATGGACCTGTAAGGTTTTCTAGGTGTTTTGAAATGAAGTCTGGACAAATCAGTTTTATTCCAAGTGTTATTTTTTGTGCATCAAAAATACTGGAAAAATCTTTTGATGACATGACTTCGTTATTGGAAATGAATTCAAACTCATTTCTTGGAATATAA
- a CDS encoding 40S ribosomal protein S17 produces MDRIKRLSYEVLASHKSKFGEDFADNKKALNQIAIVRSKGLKNKIAGYITNFLKKEIREEKAKQVRIKSSQSEEIKDEEIDMEITEPEIIEIGTDLTSADEITETTDEKSD; encoded by the coding sequence TTGGATAGAATAAAGCGTCTTTCATATGAAGTCTTAGCTAGTCATAAATCTAAATTTGGTGAAGATTTTGCAGATAATAAAAAAGCCCTAAATCAGATTGCAATAGTTCGCTCCAAAGGTCTTAAAAATAAGATTGCTGGTTATATCACAAATTTTCTCAAAAAAGAAATAAGAGAAGAAAAAGCAAAACAAGTGAGAATCAAATCTTCACAATCTGAGGAAATTAAGGACGAAGAAATTGATATGGAAATCACAGAACCTGAAATAATTGAAATTGGAACAGACTTAACTTCTGCAGATGAAATAACTGAAACGACAGACGAAAAAAGTGATTAA
- the cgi121 gene encoding KEOPS complex subunit Cgi121 → MITVKFVGGAKKSFLTEQLQIDKSDISIDELLGLLLKLKPVDSVKLDTTNILIAINGVDSSAMDGKSTLIKNNDLVSIIPIIHGGSSKKLVFEIAKKKIQIIEIKGQKSINVQFLDNLRKKYPNILLQAISSDFILNKSHLIKILSLSIKCKNNNVMLSNKLEIDILMRYALSKQISDAIKNAGIKSNNNFILIAIGNKKTLNSLYDELLPISVNIFLKNNERFLKKYFKITKKQLDSIYSKNPLEDILVEKASILV, encoded by the coding sequence ATGATCACTGTAAAATTTGTTGGTGGGGCAAAAAAGTCTTTTCTAACAGAACAATTACAAATTGATAAGTCTGATATTTCTATTGATGAATTACTTGGTTTATTATTGAAACTAAAACCTGTTGATTCTGTCAAACTTGACACTACAAATATTCTGATTGCAATAAATGGTGTTGACTCATCTGCCATGGACGGAAAATCTACATTGATAAAAAATAATGATCTTGTAAGCATTATTCCCATTATTCATGGAGGTTCATCGAAAAAATTGGTCTTTGAAATTGCTAAAAAAAAAATTCAAATAATTGAGATCAAAGGTCAAAAATCAATCAATGTTCAATTTCTTGATAATTTAAGAAAAAAATATCCAAATATCTTGCTTCAAGCCATATCTAGTGACTTCATTCTTAACAAATCACATTTGATCAAAATTTTATCATTATCTATTAAATGCAAGAATAACAATGTAATGCTTTCAAACAAACTTGAAATTGATATTTTGATGCGTTATGCATTATCTAAACAAATCTCAGATGCGATAAAAAATGCTGGAATTAAATCAAATAATAATTTTATTCTAATTGCAATTGGAAATAAAAAAACATTGAATTCATTATATGATGAATTATTACCAATTTCTGTAAATATATTTTTAAAAAATAATGAACGATTTTTGAAAAAATATTTTAAGATTACAAAAAAACAACTTGATTCAATTTATTCTAAGAATCCTCTAGAAGACATATTAGTAGAAAAAGCATCTATTTTAGTCTGA
- a CDS encoding THUMP domain-containing protein, giving the protein MNLIITCARHLEPETEEELIYILKELGDLEPKICITNMSGILTAETKLDPIEVVRKIRDMILDEPWSVRYCLRIIPIQKFIESEINQIEKTVENLSEQILEGETYRISIRKRNSKLSSQAIISEVANKIKNEVSLEFPDKVILIEVLGNKTGISILKKSDVLSTEKIKRSISD; this is encoded by the coding sequence ATGAATTTGATTATTACCTGTGCCAGACACCTAGAACCAGAAACTGAGGAAGAGCTAATCTACATTTTAAAAGAATTGGGGGATCTAGAACCAAAAATTTGTATTACAAATATGTCTGGGATCTTGACTGCCGAAACAAAACTCGATCCTATAGAGGTAGTAAGAAAAATTAGAGATATGATTCTTGATGAACCATGGAGTGTAAGATACTGTTTAAGAATAATACCAATACAGAAATTTATAGAATCAGAAATCAATCAAATAGAGAAAACAGTCGAAAATTTATCTGAGCAGATCTTAGAGGGTGAAACATACAGAATATCTATAAGAAAAAGAAATTCTAAACTATCAAGCCAAGCGATTATTTCAGAAGTAGCAAATAAGATAAAAAATGAAGTATCACTAGAATTTCCAGATAAAGTTATCTTGATTGAGGTTTTAGGAAATAAAACAGGAATTTCAATATTAAAAAAATCGGATGTGTTAAGCACTGAAAAAATTAAACGTAGTATTTCAGACTAA
- a CDS encoding L-threonylcarbamoyladenylate synthase — translation MNCDKEGIKKASQIINEGGIAVFPTDTVYGIGCNPYNINAVKKIYKIKSRNVSKSFPVLVYSKELAEQIAHFNKYTRKIVDKFWPGPLTIILKITDDKLKKSLNLNNKIAIRIPNHKCTLDLLEKCNFIVGTSANVSGEPSFTNSDECFNKIKDYDVFVDGGTITSKGESTIIEIINDEIKIIREGSLSKKEILDL, via the coding sequence GTGAATTGTGATAAAGAGGGGATCAAAAAAGCATCTCAAATTATTAATGAAGGTGGAATTGCAGTATTTCCAACAGATACAGTGTATGGGATTGGATGTAATCCATATAACATAAATGCAGTTAAAAAAATTTATAAGATAAAATCCAGAAACGTATCAAAATCATTTCCTGTTTTAGTATATTCAAAAGAATTAGCTGAACAAATTGCTCATTTTAATAAATATACTAGAAAAATTGTAGATAAGTTTTGGCCAGGACCGTTAACAATAATACTAAAAATCACAGATGATAAACTAAAGAAATCATTAAATTTAAACAATAAAATCGCTATCAGAATACCAAATCACAAATGCACTTTAGATTTATTAGAAAAATGTAATTTCATTGTAGGTACAAGTGCAAATGTTTCTGGAGAGCCGTCATTCACAAACTCAGATGAATGTTTCAACAAGATAAAAGATTATGACGTTTTTGTAGATGGTGGAACAATTACAAGTAAGGGGGAATCAACTATAATCGAGATAATAAATGATGAGATCAAAATTATTCGTGAAGGTTCTTTGAGTAAAAAGGAGATCTTAGATTTATGA
- a CDS encoding MarR family transcriptional regulator gives MAEYRTHMKIIGDILATTRDDLQDENGATVTYLIRKANISHSRISRILKTLVSQGLLEQLDFQGSNKYKISQTGREFLQAYHTFTNFADNFGLSI, from the coding sequence ATGGCAGAATATAGAACACATATGAAAATTATAGGCGATATTTTAGCAACAACCAGAGATGATCTTCAAGATGAAAATGGTGCAACAGTTACATATCTAATTAGAAAAGCAAACATTTCTCATTCTAGAATATCCAGAATATTAAAAACGCTAGTATCACAAGGGCTTTTAGAACAATTAGATTTCCAAGGTTCAAATAAATATAAAATTAGTCAAACAGGTAGAGAGTTTTTACAGGCATATCATACATTTACTAACTTTGCAGATAATTTTGGATTAAGTATTTAA
- a CDS encoding CBS domain-containing protein, producing the protein MITDTIYKHLEEVQSTKIKSLISKAVIIEPSDTLSSVINKISKNDAYDVFYFNGRSILSTNIRALLNAKNITEMKVESFLYPIPYLSPNDSVQKAANIIAHYRIREVPIVQKNKIIGVVNVKRILRLISTKDNKWIKANLIHTKNPTVISSKETLSNARRIMISKRIDHLPVLNNGKIKQVLTSAHILEYILPQERQGKKSVGVRTLHKLESKIGNIGTIRFPQCTPSDDLNYIVNLMLKTNTSGCLVNLWDNLIGIITFRDILGLLTSKIETPIPLYIVGLPEDQKNVNLISKKFEDTLKRIQKVYSEIHEARVSIKQQRTGNKKEGTYEVSIMIITSHHAPLIFSSVGFDLSEVLEELSQKLLKILSKRAKNRSKTSIRKIGSPMF; encoded by the coding sequence ATGATTACAGATACAATCTATAAGCATTTGGAGGAGGTACAATCAACCAAAATTAAATCATTAATTTCTAAAGCAGTCATTATTGAACCATCAGATACACTTTCAAGTGTAATTAACAAAATTTCAAAAAATGATGCGTATGATGTTTTTTATTTCAATGGTAGATCCATCCTTTCAACTAACATACGCGCACTTCTAAATGCTAAAAACATTACAGAGATGAAAGTAGAGTCATTTCTATACCCGATTCCATACTTATCTCCAAATGATTCAGTTCAAAAAGCTGCAAACATCATAGCGCATTATAGAATCCGTGAAGTACCAATAGTTCAAAAAAATAAGATTATAGGAGTTGTCAATGTAAAAAGAATTTTGAGACTTATTTCCACTAAAGACAACAAATGGATAAAGGCAAATTTGATCCATACTAAAAATCCCACAGTGATATCATCTAAAGAAACTCTCAGTAATGCTAGAAGAATAATGATTTCAAAAAGAATAGATCATCTTCCTGTATTGAATAATGGAAAAATAAAACAAGTTCTCACATCAGCACATATCTTAGAGTATATTTTACCTCAAGAGCGTCAAGGAAAAAAATCAGTAGGAGTTAGAACATTACATAAACTAGAATCTAAAATTGGAAATATTGGAACTATAAGATTTCCTCAATGTACACCAAGTGACGATCTCAATTACATTGTAAATTTAATGCTAAAAACAAACACTTCAGGATGTTTAGTTAATCTTTGGGATAATCTCATAGGAATCATTACTTTTAGAGACATTCTGGGATTATTAACATCAAAAATAGAAACTCCAATTCCATTATACATAGTTGGATTACCAGAGGATCAGAAAAATGTAAATCTAATTAGTAAAAAATTTGAAGACACATTAAAAAGAATACAAAAAGTATATTCAGAAATTCATGAAGCACGAGTATCAATAAAACAACAAAGAACTGGAAATAAAAAAGAAGGAACATATGAAGTATCTATAATGATTATTACATCACACCATGCACCATTAATTTTTAGTTCAGTGGGGTTTGACCTAAGTGAAGTTTTAGAAGAATTAAGCCAGAAATTATTAAAAATACTGTCAAAACGTGCTAAAAATCGCTCTAAAACGAGTATCAGGAAAATTGGTTCACCGATGTTCTAA
- a CDS encoding universal stress protein translates to MVGSKDLGAIARFFLGSALNKLANNSLCSVLIMK, encoded by the coding sequence ATTGTTGGAAGTAAAGATCTTGGTGCTATAGCAAGATTTTTTCTTGGGAGTGCATTAAATAAACTTGCAAATAATTCTCTTTGCTCTGTTCTAATTATGAAATAA
- a CDS encoding Fe(2+)-trafficking protein: MSRTCTKCKNIIPDNEELGIVAAKYPTCTKCWAEWKEYQIMVMNEMKLDMSLLDHRKLLKKHEKIFVGVLSPEGEVIDYTNEDNRKPDEPKSL; encoded by the coding sequence ATGAGTCGTACTTGTACCAAATGTAAGAATATCATTCCTGATAATGAGGAACTTGGAATTGTTGCTGCAAAATATCCCACTTGTACCAAATGTTGGGCTGAATGGAAAGAATATCAAATTATGGTAATGAATGAAATGAAACTTGACATGTCTCTACTTGATCATAGAAAATTATTGAAAAAGCACGAAAAAATCTTCGTAGGTGTATTATCTCCTGAGGGAGAAGTAATAGACTACACAAATGAAGATAATCGAAAACCTGATGAACCTAAATCCCTCTAA
- a CDS encoding adenylosuccinate synthetase, with product MTSTVVVGGFFGDEGKGKIISYLAIKDNPKIIVRGGAGPNAGHTIRDGNRVYKVRMLPSGFLNKNAKVMIGPGVVINPDVLKKEIEDFDVIGRSFIDKNCGVIEEIHLQRDSRGELKEKIGSTGSGTGPANADRAMRVLKLAKDFQSLSSLVIDVPFEINSALDANEHVLIEGTQGTFLSLWHGTYPFVTSKDVTASGICADIGLGPTKVDEVIVVFKSYVTRVGTGPLNDELSFEDAEKKGWSEFGTVTGRQRRAASFDFDLARRAIMLNGATQIAITKLDILFSDCAGKTSFDDLSDNAKEFIKNVEDKLNTPVTIIGTGPSIYDVIDRRN from the coding sequence ATGACATCAACTGTAGTTGTTGGAGGGTTTTTTGGTGATGAGGGTAAAGGAAAGATTATCTCATATTTGGCAATTAAAGATAATCCAAAAATTATAGTTCGTGGTGGAGCAGGCCCAAATGCTGGACATACAATTAGAGATGGCAATAGAGTGTACAAAGTAAGAATGCTTCCAAGTGGATTTTTAAATAAAAATGCTAAAGTCATGATTGGTCCTGGTGTTGTAATCAATCCAGATGTTCTCAAAAAAGAAATTGAAGATTTTGATGTAATTGGACGTTCATTTATTGATAAAAATTGTGGCGTTATTGAGGAAATTCATCTACAGCGAGATTCTAGAGGCGAATTAAAAGAAAAAATTGGAAGTACTGGTTCTGGTACTGGTCCTGCAAATGCCGATAGAGCAATGCGAGTTCTAAAACTAGCAAAAGACTTTCAATCATTATCCTCACTTGTCATAGATGTTCCTTTTGAGATAAATTCAGCACTTGATGCAAATGAACACGTTTTGATTGAAGGAACTCAAGGTACTTTTCTTTCTTTATGGCATGGAACATACCCATTTGTTACCTCAAAAGATGTTACCGCATCTGGTATCTGTGCTGATATTGGTCTTGGACCTACTAAAGTTGATGAGGTTATTGTTGTTTTCAAATCATATGTTACGCGTGTTGGAACTGGTCCATTAAACGATGAACTCTCATTTGAAGATGCAGAAAAAAAAGGATGGTCTGAATTTGGTACCGTCACAGGCCGCCAAAGACGTGCTGCAAGTTTTGATTTTGATTTAGCTAGGCGTGCAATCATGCTCAATGGTGCAACACAAATCGCTATTACAAAATTGGATATTTTATTTTCAGATTGTGCAGGGAAAACCTCCTTTGATGATTTATCTGATAATGCAAAAGAGTTTATAAAAAATGTTGAAGATAAATTAAATACGCCTGTAACAATTATTGGAACTGGTCCATCTATCTATGATGTGATTGATAGAAGAAATTAG